One part of the Deinococcus humi genome encodes these proteins:
- a CDS encoding nucleotidyltransferase domain-containing protein produces the protein MSAAQAHPYPLLFATLSGAHLYGFASPDSDWDLRGVHLLPLREVLGLGTRNETHELARDDGTVELDLVTHDAHKFARLLLTRNGYVLEQLLSPHVIQTTAAHAELVALAPSVLTRWHALHYLGFTANQWKLLEKEQQPRLKPLLYAFRTVLTGIHLMRSGEIEANLEWLNTEAGLPFLADLIALKRGERENEPLPEPLGMYRPAYVTLLRQLEAAQETTHLPSEVAHDVQAAVSDWVVRARLSS, from the coding sequence TTGAGTGCCGCCCAAGCTCATCCCTACCCGCTGCTCTTTGCCACTCTCAGCGGCGCACACCTGTACGGTTTTGCCAGCCCCGACAGTGACTGGGATTTGCGCGGCGTTCATCTGCTGCCGCTGCGCGAGGTGCTGGGGCTGGGCACACGAAACGAGACGCATGAGCTGGCCCGCGACGACGGGACGGTCGAGCTTGATCTGGTCACCCATGACGCCCACAAATTTGCCCGCCTGCTGCTGACCCGTAACGGCTACGTCTTGGAGCAACTGCTCTCGCCGCACGTGATCCAGACCACGGCCGCGCACGCCGAGCTGGTCGCCCTGGCGCCCAGCGTGCTGACGCGCTGGCATGCCCTGCACTATCTGGGTTTCACGGCCAACCAATGGAAGCTGCTGGAAAAGGAGCAGCAACCCCGGCTCAAACCCCTGTTGTACGCCTTCCGCACTGTTCTGACCGGCATTCACCTGATGCGCAGCGGCGAGATTGAGGCCAATCTGGAATGGCTGAACACGGAGGCTGGATTGCCCTTCCTGGCGGACCTGATCGCTCTCAAGCGGGGCGAGCGCGAGAACGAGCCGCTGCCCGAGCCACTGGGCATGTATCGCCCGGCCTACGTGACACTGCTGCGTCAGCTGGAAGCGGCGCAGGAGACCACGCATCTTCCCAGCGAGGTTGCACATGACGTTCAAGCGGCTGTCAGCGACTGGGTGGTGCGGGCACGGCTGAGCAGCTAG
- the nikC gene encoding nickel transporter permease — MTAILTAERGTGSAVWRRFRRNSGAMIGLVLLVALVAVALLGPLLGGSPSAQDLAARLSPPSSTHLLGTDQLGRDVLARVLSGARISLGLGVSVMLASLLVGSAAGLVAGLLGGWWDEVIMRVTDIFLAFPGLILAMAISAALGPSLTNVMIAVALVSWPTYARLIRAQVLALREREFVEAARALGSSQGRVAFRHLLPNSVAPLLVQGSFDVGNAILTAAGLGFIGFGAQPPTPEWGAMVSETRNYIGQAPWASSVPALAILITVLAFNLLGDGLRDVFDPRKGL, encoded by the coding sequence ATGACTGCCATCCTGACGGCTGAAAGAGGGACGGGCAGCGCGGTCTGGCGGCGCTTCCGGCGAAACAGCGGGGCCATGATCGGGTTGGTGCTGTTGGTGGCGCTGGTGGCGGTGGCACTGCTGGGGCCACTTCTGGGCGGCAGCCCCAGCGCGCAGGATCTGGCGGCGCGGCTGTCCCCGCCATCGTCGACACACCTTCTGGGCACCGATCAACTGGGCCGCGACGTGTTGGCACGCGTGCTCAGCGGCGCGCGCATCTCGCTCGGCCTTGGCGTGAGCGTCATGCTGGCCTCCCTGCTGGTGGGTTCGGCAGCGGGCCTGGTGGCCGGGCTGCTGGGCGGCTGGTGGGACGAGGTGATCATGCGCGTCACCGATATTTTCCTGGCGTTTCCTGGCCTGATCCTGGCCATGGCCATCTCGGCGGCGCTGGGACCGAGCCTGACCAACGTGATGATCGCCGTGGCGCTGGTGTCGTGGCCCACTTACGCCCGCCTGATCCGCGCCCAGGTGTTGGCCCTGCGTGAGCGCGAGTTCGTGGAGGCTGCCCGCGCCCTGGGCAGTTCGCAGGGCCGCGTGGCCTTCCGGCATCTGCTGCCCAATTCGGTGGCTCCGCTGCTGGTGCAGGGTAGTTTCGACGTGGGCAACGCCATCCTGACCGCCGCTGGCCTGGGCTTTATCGGCTTCGGCGCGCAGCCGCCCACGCCGGAGTGGGGCGCGATGGTCTCCGAGACCCGCAATTACATTGGACAGGCCCCGTGGGCGTCCAGCGTCCCAGCACTTGCCATCCTGATCACGGTGCTGGCCTTCAATCTGCTGGGCGACGGCCTGCGCGATGTGTTCGATCCGCGCAAGGGGCTCTGA
- a CDS encoding ABC transporter permease, translating into MLTYILRRLALMVLVLWGVTLGAFLISHALPSDPAAAAMGNNAREEQLADFRERNGLNKPLATQYVIYMGQLLRGDMGTSLRTQNGIVNDLRAFFPATLELTLVAVVFALLIGLPLGVIGALYQGRPPDLLARTFALLGGATPVYWLAILALTLFHERLGWLPGPGRLDVYSLAPPTHTGLVLIDSLLARDPAVFWDALRHLILPALVLGAYSAALLTRMTRSALLEVLSQDYIRTARSKGLSSARVIGKHAVRNAALPVLTVLGSLFGSLLTGAVLTETIFSWPGIGGYATTSAISLDFPAVMGVTLIAGLAYSVVNLLVDLAYGFFDPRISFS; encoded by the coding sequence TTGCTGACCTACATTCTGCGCCGCCTCGCTTTGATGGTTCTGGTGCTGTGGGGTGTGACCCTGGGCGCCTTTCTGATCTCGCACGCGCTGCCCTCTGATCCGGCGGCGGCGGCCATGGGCAACAACGCCCGCGAGGAACAGCTGGCCGACTTCCGCGAGCGTAACGGCCTGAACAAGCCGCTGGCGACGCAGTACGTGATCTACATGGGCCAGCTGCTGCGCGGTGATATGGGCACCTCCTTGCGGACCCAGAACGGGATTGTCAACGATTTGCGGGCCTTCTTTCCGGCGACGCTGGAGCTGACGCTGGTGGCTGTCGTTTTCGCGTTGTTGATCGGCCTGCCGCTGGGGGTGATCGGGGCCCTGTATCAGGGGCGGCCGCCAGATCTGCTGGCCCGGACCTTCGCGCTGCTGGGCGGAGCAACGCCTGTGTACTGGCTGGCGATTCTGGCACTGACCCTGTTTCACGAGCGCCTGGGCTGGTTGCCGGGGCCGGGCCGCCTGGATGTCTACAGCCTGGCTCCGCCCACCCATACGGGACTGGTCCTGATCGACAGTCTGCTCGCCCGTGATCCGGCCGTGTTCTGGGACGCGCTGCGACACCTTATCCTGCCCGCACTCGTCCTGGGCGCCTACTCGGCGGCGCTGCTGACCCGCATGACCCGCAGCGCACTGCTGGAGGTCCTCTCCCAGGATTACATCCGCACGGCGCGCTCCAAGGGACTGAGCTCAGCGCGGGTCATTGGCAAGCACGCGGTTCGCAACGCGGCCCTGCCGGTGCTGACGGTGTTGGGCAGCCTGTTCGGCAGCCTGCTGACTGGCGCGGTCCTCACGGAGACGATCTTTTCATGGCCTGGCATCGGCGGCTACGCCACCACTTCGGCGATTAGCCTGGATTTTCCAGCGGTGATGGGGGTGACCCTGATTGCCGGGCTGGCCTATTCGGTGGTTAATCTGCTGGTGGATCTGGCATATGGCTTCTTTGATCCCAGGATCAGTTTTTCATGA
- a CDS encoding nucleotidyltransferase domain-containing protein, which produces MPPLPSASALPPGTSVTLRTPQGDRPAGAVGVVARAPAQGSSSIYDVQFPDGALLAINRVHLGVRRKEAEALPVNHTDYFPHVQYRCVMGSRAFGLDTADSDTDLRGFYLPPATAHWGLGDVPEQLERGEEVYWEARKFLLLALKANPNVLEVLYSPQVLTVTPVAQALLNIRGALLSQLVYQTYGGYVMGQFKRLEMDRRNHGDIRPKHVMHLLRLLLSGIHVLNTGEVLVDVGEHRAALLAVKSGELNWEETNRWRLELHRAFDKAYARTRLPERPDYALAETWLIGARRAAVDG; this is translated from the coding sequence ATGCCGCCTCTCCCCTCTGCTTCGGCCTTGCCCCCCGGCACCAGCGTTACGCTTCGCACGCCGCAGGGCGATCGTCCAGCGGGAGCGGTAGGGGTGGTGGCCCGCGCGCCGGCCCAGGGCAGCTCCAGCATCTACGACGTGCAGTTCCCGGACGGCGCGCTGCTGGCCATCAACCGCGTCCATCTGGGGGTACGCCGCAAGGAAGCCGAGGCCCTGCCGGTCAACCACACCGACTACTTTCCCCATGTCCAGTACCGCTGCGTGATGGGCAGCCGCGCCTTCGGGCTGGATACGGCAGACAGCGACACCGATCTGCGCGGCTTTTACCTGCCGCCGGCCACAGCGCACTGGGGTCTGGGCGACGTGCCTGAACAACTGGAGCGCGGCGAGGAGGTGTACTGGGAGGCGCGCAAATTCTTGCTGCTGGCGCTCAAGGCCAATCCCAACGTGCTCGAAGTGCTGTACAGCCCGCAGGTGCTGACGGTCACGCCCGTTGCCCAGGCCCTGCTGAACATCCGGGGCGCTTTGCTGAGTCAGCTGGTCTACCAGACCTACGGCGGCTACGTGATGGGCCAGTTCAAGCGGCTGGAAATGGACCGGCGGAACCACGGAGACATCCGCCCCAAGCACGTCATGCATCTGCTGAGATTGCTGCTCAGCGGTATTCACGTGTTGAACACTGGCGAGGTTCTGGTCGATGTGGGCGAACACCGCGCCGCGCTGCTGGCCGTCAAATCGGGTGAACTGAACTGGGAAGAGACGAATCGCTGGCGACTGGAGCTGCACCGGGCCTTCGATAAGGCGTATGCGCGCACCCGGCTGCCCGAACGCCCGGATTATGCACTGGCCGAGACCTGGCTGATCGGGGCGAGGCGGGCCGCGGTGGACGGATAG
- a CDS encoding RNA ligase family protein — MRIKYPSTPHLPWSPGLQNGDRRIGDLGGLIGQDVVVTEKLDGENTSLYRTDLHARSLDTRPHPSRSWVKAERGRFGHQIPGGWRLCGENVYAVHSLRYEALDGYFYLFSVWDDQNVSRPWDEVLDWAARLGVPTPRELYRGMWSEAALRALPVDPERMEGYVVRVTGAIPYVEFPRLMAKYVRAGHVQTDGHWLTKPVEANGLRTGGNSDAGR, encoded by the coding sequence ATGCGAATCAAGTATCCCTCTACCCCCCATCTGCCCTGGTCTCCAGGGTTGCAGAATGGCGACCGCCGCATCGGTGACTTGGGCGGCCTGATCGGTCAGGACGTTGTCGTGACCGAGAAACTGGACGGTGAGAACACCAGCCTGTACCGCACGGATCTGCACGCCCGCAGCCTGGACACTCGCCCTCACCCGTCGCGGAGCTGGGTCAAGGCCGAGCGAGGCCGTTTCGGACATCAGATTCCTGGCGGCTGGCGGCTGTGCGGCGAGAATGTCTACGCGGTTCACAGTCTGCGCTACGAGGCACTGGACGGTTATTTTTACCTGTTCAGCGTCTGGGACGATCAGAACGTGTCTCGCCCCTGGGACGAGGTGCTGGACTGGGCGGCCCGCTTGGGAGTGCCAACACCTCGCGAGCTGTACCGGGGCATGTGGAGTGAGGCCGCGCTGCGGGCCCTTCCGGTTGATCCAGAGCGTATGGAAGGCTATGTGGTGCGTGTGACCGGCGCGATTCCGTACGTGGAGTTCCCGCGCCTCATGGCGAAATATGTGCGCGCCGGACACGTCCAGACCGATGGGCACTGGCTGACCAAACCCGTGGAGGCCAACGGTCTGCGGACAGGAGGGAACAGCGATGCAGGCCGCTGA
- a CDS encoding AAA family ATPase, giving the protein MQAAELPSRLGANEPLPFSIISAALSPLLPLLSRLEDTPQDTHWHAEGNVAVHSALVVDEAHVLADAAGLSGPDRAALLLAAALHDIGKALTTREELDEAGHLRLRSRGHARRGKDHLAYRLLDAGWPPTLLLKVLHLIAEHHSLHRALDGHLERSVPALARRAPLPLLTLLARADARGRTVLGDDARQGEDTADLLELAARELGVWEVADPAARFRAELTALLPGASPALLTLALGRGLRDWESGIIHTPHEAAARVQDAARHGFPTVTVLCGPSGSGKSTLAVQEPDAHLVSLDALRAKLGKDHTDQRVNGQVMQAAREAVRAGLRRGAHVVWDAGSLRRDQRAQVLTLGEAYGALTRIEVAWTPPGVFSARNAARSQPVPAAVLSAQLNSLEFPDSAEAHVVTLHTLDGGKCRL; this is encoded by the coding sequence ATGCAGGCCGCTGAGTTGCCCTCCCGGCTGGGTGCGAACGAACCGCTCCCTTTCAGCATCATCAGCGCGGCACTCTCTCCCCTGCTGCCTCTGCTCTCGCGGCTGGAAGACACTCCGCAGGACACCCACTGGCACGCCGAGGGCAATGTGGCAGTGCATTCAGCCCTGGTGGTGGACGAGGCGCATGTCCTGGCCGACGCCGCCGGCCTGAGCGGTCCAGACCGGGCCGCGCTGCTGCTAGCAGCGGCCCTGCACGACATCGGCAAGGCGCTGACCACCCGTGAGGAGCTGGACGAGGCGGGCCACCTTCGCCTGCGTTCGCGCGGACACGCGCGGCGTGGCAAGGACCATCTGGCCTACCGGCTGCTGGACGCCGGGTGGCCGCCCACGCTGCTGCTGAAGGTGCTGCACCTGATCGCCGAACATCACAGCCTGCACCGGGCCCTGGACGGCCACCTGGAGCGCAGCGTTCCGGCCCTGGCCCGGCGTGCGCCGTTGCCGCTGCTGACGTTACTGGCACGGGCCGATGCGCGGGGCCGCACCGTCCTGGGCGACGATGCCCGGCAGGGCGAGGACACGGCCGATCTGCTGGAACTCGCCGCCCGTGAGCTGGGCGTCTGGGAGGTGGCCGATCCGGCGGCCAGGTTCCGGGCCGAGTTGACGGCGCTGCTGCCCGGGGCCTCTCCAGCGTTGCTGACCCTGGCGCTGGGGCGCGGTCTGCGTGACTGGGAATCGGGCATCATCCATACGCCCCACGAGGCCGCCGCCCGCGTGCAGGACGCCGCCCGTCACGGTTTCCCAACGGTCACGGTGCTGTGCGGTCCCAGTGGCAGTGGCAAAAGCACGCTGGCCGTCCAGGAGCCAGACGCCCACCTAGTGAGTCTGGACGCCCTGCGCGCGAAGTTGGGCAAGGACCACACCGATCAGCGCGTCAATGGGCAGGTCATGCAGGCGGCCCGTGAGGCAGTGCGCGCAGGGCTGCGGCGCGGGGCGCATGTTGTGTGGGACGCAGGCAGTCTGCGCCGGGATCAGCGTGCACAGGTTCTGACGCTGGGCGAGGCCTACGGAGCATTGACCCGCATCGAGGTGGCGTGGACGCCGCCCGGCGTCTTCAGCGCCCGCAACGCCGCCCGCAGTCAGCCCGTTCCGGCTGCCGTCCTGAGCGCTCAGTTGAACTCATTGGAATTTCCCGACAGCGCTGAGGCGCATGTGGTGACCCTGCACACTCTGGATGGCGGAAAATGTCGGTTGTGA
- a CDS encoding vitamin K epoxide reductase family protein, with protein MVLSARQLSHELREVQTPDLTRRRWIIGLSLLGAAMGQIVSLYQTGIIRHLPDPPLPIFNSDRVDASEYGYKRLQTSDALMMVVNYGVTAWLAGAGGKDRMTSLPLLPVAMGLKVLGDTAFAIELGREEWQENKALCVYCQAATLASLASLVLAVPETRKAIRNLLSRW; from the coding sequence ATGGTCCTTTCAGCCCGTCAGCTCAGCCACGAATTGCGTGAAGTCCAGACGCCCGACCTCACCCGCCGCCGCTGGATCATCGGCCTGTCGCTGCTGGGAGCCGCGATGGGGCAAATTGTCTCGCTCTACCAGACCGGCATCATCCGCCACCTGCCCGATCCACCGCTGCCGATCTTCAACTCGGACCGGGTGGACGCCTCAGAATACGGCTACAAGCGCCTGCAGACTTCCGACGCCCTGATGATGGTTGTGAACTACGGCGTGACTGCCTGGCTGGCCGGGGCCGGGGGCAAGGACCGGATGACCAGTCTGCCCCTGCTGCCGGTTGCGATGGGCCTCAAGGTGTTGGGTGACACGGCCTTTGCCATAGAACTCGGGCGTGAAGAATGGCAGGAAAACAAGGCGCTGTGCGTGTACTGCCAGGCTGCCACCCTCGCTTCTCTGGCTTCGCTGGTCCTCGCGGTGCCCGAGACCCGAAAGGCCATCCGGAACCTGTTGAGCCGCTGGTAG
- a CDS encoding ABC transporter substrate-binding protein translates to MSKKAASAHKLPVFSRGLALALSLGLSLAGAQDARQSTLVIGGDFSDLITLDPGVSYEFSGSLVAGNLYDTLVIYEGNDLKTLKPRLASSWKVTPTATGSRIIFKLRDAKFSTGRPVTAADVIYSLTRVIALKTPSSFLLTDVANITAKSLSAPDAKTVVMDIPKTANPNIVLALLTFNVGGVVDSTEAKAHETNGDYGTAWLKDHSAGSGPFMLNRWDRSAQVALDVNPNAFRKSPNIKRVILRYMLESAAQQSSLNSGEIDVAWDYTPDAFKAAQSNPKLKTLKTDTFQLQYLGMNSAKGSPFEDPRVREAVRYAIDQDGIIASLLQGLGRKTQTIIPIGLAGSDPKIYYPYNPAKAKQLLAAAGKAGGFSVDFLVSTGSCAGGVPCQDLAAKVQSDLAKVGIKANIRQMVNSELLTAYRAQKAQLIQVAWSPDYPDADGNGTPLSDYAAKSLAWRNSWENAAASKLAQAAAIESNSTKRLAQYGQLTALLAKEGPYAILFQPYKPVVVQAGISGFNRNANGDVQFEKISKK, encoded by the coding sequence ATGTCCAAGAAAGCTGCGTCCGCCCACAAGCTTCCGGTCTTCTCACGCGGCCTCGCGCTGGCCCTCTCCCTGGGCCTGTCGCTTGCGGGCGCCCAGGACGCGCGGCAGAGCACACTGGTGATCGGCGGGGATTTTTCCGACCTGATCACGCTTGATCCCGGCGTGTCCTACGAGTTCAGCGGCTCGCTGGTGGCAGGCAACCTTTACGACACGCTGGTGATCTACGAAGGCAACGATCTCAAGACCCTGAAACCCCGCCTGGCATCGAGCTGGAAGGTCACGCCCACGGCCACTGGATCACGCATTATTTTCAAGCTGCGGGACGCCAAATTCAGTACCGGGCGCCCCGTGACCGCCGCCGACGTGATCTATTCCCTGACCCGCGTCATTGCACTGAAAACGCCATCCAGTTTCCTGCTGACCGATGTGGCCAACATCACCGCCAAGTCCCTGAGCGCCCCCGACGCCAAGACGGTGGTGATGGATATCCCCAAAACGGCCAACCCCAATATTGTGCTGGCGTTGCTGACCTTCAACGTGGGCGGCGTGGTGGACTCGACGGAGGCCAAGGCCCACGAGACGAACGGAGATTACGGCACCGCCTGGCTCAAGGATCACTCGGCGGGCAGTGGGCCATTTATGCTCAACCGCTGGGACCGCAGCGCGCAGGTCGCGCTGGATGTGAACCCCAACGCTTTTCGCAAATCACCCAACATCAAGCGCGTGATCCTGCGCTACATGCTCGAATCGGCCGCGCAGCAAAGCTCTTTAAATTCAGGCGAGATCGACGTGGCCTGGGACTACACGCCCGACGCTTTCAAGGCCGCCCAGAGCAATCCCAAACTCAAGACCCTCAAAACCGATACCTTTCAGTTGCAGTATCTGGGCATGAACTCTGCCAAGGGCTCGCCCTTCGAAGACCCCCGCGTGCGCGAGGCGGTTCGCTACGCCATCGATCAGGACGGCATCATCGCCAGTTTGCTGCAGGGCCTGGGCCGCAAGACACAGACCATCATCCCCATTGGGCTGGCTGGTTCGGACCCCAAGATCTACTACCCCTACAATCCTGCCAAAGCCAAACAACTGCTTGCGGCGGCCGGCAAAGCGGGCGGCTTCAGCGTGGATTTCCTGGTCAGCACCGGCTCGTGCGCGGGCGGGGTGCCGTGCCAGGACCTCGCGGCCAAGGTGCAGTCTGATCTTGCCAAAGTCGGCATCAAGGCCAACATCCGTCAGATGGTCAACTCGGAGCTGCTTACCGCCTACCGCGCCCAGAAAGCCCAGCTGATCCAGGTTGCCTGGAGTCCTGATTACCCCGACGCCGACGGCAACGGGACCCCACTCAGCGACTACGCCGCCAAGTCGCTGGCCTGGCGCAACAGCTGGGAAAATGCGGCGGCCAGCAAGCTGGCACAGGCGGCGGCCATCGAATCCAACAGCACCAAGCGACTGGCGCAGTATGGGCAGCTCACCGCGCTGCTCGCCAAGGAAGGACCCTACGCCATCCTGTTTCAACCGTACAAGCCCGTGGTGGTCCAGGCAGGCATTTCCGGCTTCAACCGCAATGCCAACGGCGACGTGCAGTTCGAAAAGATCAGCAAGAAGTGA
- a CDS encoding HD domain-containing phosphohydrolase, protein MQLRHGELNDAIASLERASTLRREINDAPGYAGSLNNLGLLHQRAGNAGRALEYFLACVAFIHSSGQSLERQLGACLINVGALYRSMQLFDQADRYLQEGIETVQRNRDQRMELAGRVALADVARDRGDLKRGIAGYLKALALAEQIGAREEEAEVLDSLGRVYATLGDDELAAQMSRKALAIASELQLVLVRVWATLSLAHLALRSGNAEEASCLYGEAGQHAATAGLKSEVLQAKEGQARTSRQLGEYQRSAVLFEELLQSERADHAEHEAARISEHQARFDVEKANMEADTQRLLREASERAREDAEAAVQKRTQELEFAQVEIVTRLAAAAEYRDDQTGQHTFRVGHVTARLAERLGLPTAEVDMIRLAARLHDVGKIGIPDAILLKPGRFTPEEFEMMKQHTLIGGRILSGGRSKLLQVAEEIALTHHERWDGRGYPHGLAGENIPISGRLVSVADVYDALTSERPYKEPWTPEAALLEIESQAGRQFDPQVVQAFGEMIRSGELQRLNVQEDQHLIAPGVLLDEGGSVVLPMPTRKAVKEQGFSGRRLPEGVEIRLTELIQEAWDKRRSHPVLAQALTEAASVLVDEYDDDLGRAYVQHNQSLACLDTSDFEAAALLLSNVIAVARTHADLTLERDGLNLLAGVLSAVELQEDAQHLCEASNALSATLGDTVGEANARTNLGIIQARLNQPEQAMDTFREATGLYTGAGAQEGLANCLYNLADTALETGDIDLAVDCALQSMQAAQLSSQPNIGALALGVLARAKNKSGFPVEASQLYEQLLASSLLDPDRLPEAWGWATVHAAENQAARGDAEGARAGLEKVLDLASRRQLLELELRARSELVDLLLKQGEAAAALQHLQHERSVREQHLSLHQTSQVRGIRIKAIVANVLPLEYQERVENAAI, encoded by the coding sequence ATGCAGCTGCGGCATGGCGAACTGAACGACGCCATCGCCTCCCTGGAACGCGCGTCAACCTTGCGCCGGGAGATCAACGATGCGCCCGGTTACGCCGGCAGCCTCAACAATCTGGGCCTGCTGCATCAGCGGGCTGGGAACGCGGGGCGCGCCCTCGAGTATTTCCTCGCCTGTGTGGCGTTTATCCATTCTTCAGGCCAATCCCTGGAGCGGCAGCTGGGGGCCTGCCTGATCAATGTTGGCGCTCTGTACCGTTCTATGCAGCTGTTCGACCAGGCAGACCGATATCTGCAGGAAGGGATTGAGACGGTTCAACGTAACCGCGACCAGCGTATGGAATTGGCGGGGCGGGTGGCCCTCGCCGACGTGGCTCGGGACCGCGGAGACCTAAAACGCGGGATCGCCGGATACCTCAAGGCGCTGGCCCTGGCCGAACAGATCGGGGCACGGGAAGAGGAAGCGGAGGTCCTCGACAGTCTTGGACGCGTCTACGCCACCCTGGGAGACGACGAACTGGCCGCTCAGATGAGTCGCAAAGCCCTAGCCATCGCTTCAGAGCTGCAACTCGTTCTGGTCCGAGTCTGGGCCACCCTGAGCCTGGCCCACCTCGCCTTACGATCGGGCAATGCCGAGGAAGCGTCCTGCCTCTATGGGGAGGCGGGACAGCACGCGGCGACCGCCGGTCTGAAAAGCGAGGTCTTGCAGGCCAAGGAGGGCCAGGCCCGTACCAGCCGACAACTCGGCGAGTATCAGCGGAGTGCTGTCCTCTTCGAGGAGTTGCTCCAGTCGGAGCGGGCGGACCACGCTGAACACGAGGCTGCGCGAATCAGTGAACATCAGGCGCGGTTCGATGTTGAAAAAGCGAACATGGAGGCCGACACACAGCGCCTGCTTCGGGAAGCGTCCGAACGCGCCCGAGAGGACGCGGAAGCAGCGGTCCAGAAACGGACGCAGGAGTTGGAATTTGCGCAGGTAGAGATCGTCACGCGGCTCGCAGCAGCAGCGGAGTACCGCGATGACCAGACCGGCCAACACACCTTCCGTGTGGGTCACGTCACTGCCCGTCTGGCTGAGCGGCTGGGCCTGCCCACCGCCGAGGTGGACATGATCCGCCTGGCAGCCCGCCTTCATGACGTGGGGAAAATCGGGATTCCGGACGCGATCTTGCTCAAACCTGGCCGGTTCACGCCTGAAGAGTTTGAGATGATGAAGCAGCACACGCTGATTGGCGGACGAATTCTCTCCGGTGGCCGTTCCAAACTGCTCCAGGTCGCCGAAGAAATCGCGCTGACCCACCATGAGCGTTGGGACGGACGTGGTTACCCACATGGACTGGCTGGGGAGAACATTCCCATCAGTGGCCGGCTGGTCTCGGTTGCAGATGTGTATGACGCCCTGACGAGTGAACGTCCCTACAAAGAGCCCTGGACACCTGAGGCGGCCCTGTTGGAAATCGAGTCCCAGGCGGGTCGACAGTTTGATCCTCAGGTGGTTCAGGCCTTTGGCGAGATGATCCGCAGCGGCGAATTGCAACGCCTGAACGTTCAAGAAGACCAGCACCTGATTGCCCCAGGAGTTCTGCTGGACGAAGGTGGCAGCGTCGTGCTGCCAATGCCCACGAGAAAGGCTGTGAAAGAGCAGGGGTTCTCTGGCCGTCGCCTCCCGGAGGGCGTGGAGATTCGCCTGACGGAACTGATTCAAGAAGCCTGGGACAAGAGACGCAGCCATCCTGTGCTGGCACAGGCCCTGACCGAGGCCGCCTCCGTCCTGGTTGACGAGTACGACGATGACCTGGGACGCGCCTACGTGCAGCACAACCAGTCGCTCGCCTGCCTGGACACAAGTGATTTTGAAGCGGCAGCGCTGCTGCTCAGCAACGTCATAGCAGTCGCCCGCACCCACGCCGACTTAACCCTCGAACGTGATGGCCTGAATCTGCTGGCCGGGGTTCTCAGTGCGGTCGAACTTCAAGAAGATGCGCAACATCTGTGTGAGGCCTCAAACGCACTGTCCGCCACGCTCGGCGACACCGTGGGAGAAGCAAATGCCCGAACAAATCTCGGGATCATTCAAGCCCGGTTGAATCAACCCGAGCAAGCCATGGACACTTTCCGGGAGGCTACTGGGTTGTACACCGGCGCTGGGGCGCAAGAAGGACTCGCCAACTGTCTGTACAATCTGGCTGACACCGCCCTGGAGACTGGTGATATCGATCTGGCCGTTGATTGTGCTCTCCAGAGTATGCAAGCTGCTCAGCTCAGCTCGCAGCCGAACATAGGGGCGCTCGCGCTTGGAGTGTTAGCACGGGCCAAGAACAAATCCGGTTTTCCTGTGGAAGCGTCACAACTGTACGAACAGCTCCTGGCTTCCTCCCTCCTGGATCCGGATCGTCTGCCCGAAGCCTGGGGATGGGCCACAGTGCACGCTGCGGAAAATCAGGCTGCACGGGGAGATGCCGAAGGTGCCCGGGCAGGACTGGAGAAAGTTCTGGATCTTGCCTCAAGGCGACAGTTGCTGGAGCTAGAGCTGCGGGCCCGCAGCGAGTTAGTGGATCTCCTGCTGAAACAGGGGGAGGCCGCAGCGGCCCTCCAGCATTTACAGCATGAACGAAGCGTTCGCGAACAGCATCTCTCGCTTCACCAGACCAGCCAAGTGCGCGGCATCCGCATCAAAGCGATCGTAGCGAATGTACTGCCGTTGGAATACCAGGAAAGAGTGGAGAATGCAGCGATCTGA